One genomic window of Bacillus mycoides includes the following:
- the potA gene encoding spermidine/putrescine ABC transporter ATP-binding protein PotA, producing MKKIIKVEAVEKHFGNQVIIPPLSLDIKEGEFLTILGPSGCGKTTLLRMIAGFETPTKGNLLLDDEKINDLPPYKRHMNLVFQHYALFPHMNVEKNICFGMKMQKVSATEQKERAEEAMRLTQLLEFRNRKPSKLSGGQQQRVAIARAIVNNPRVLLLDEPLGALDFKLRKDLQRELKNLQRNLGITFIYVTHDQEEAMSMSDRIVVMNKGHIEQVGTPKEIYNQPKTLFVATFIGENNIVKNGENYVAVRPENVKVRSVEEPILKEYHLGHIEDIEFVGNMEKLYVREEKTSELLMAYQTAEEATQWSIGDNVYVGWEQEDEVTLN from the coding sequence ATGAAAAAGATTATTAAAGTTGAAGCAGTAGAAAAACATTTTGGAAATCAAGTGATTATCCCCCCTCTTTCTTTAGATATTAAAGAAGGAGAATTTTTAACAATTTTAGGACCGAGTGGTTGCGGGAAAACGACTTTACTTCGTATGATCGCAGGATTTGAAACGCCAACTAAAGGGAATCTTTTATTAGATGATGAAAAGATTAACGATTTGCCACCATACAAGCGTCATATGAATTTAGTGTTCCAACATTACGCACTATTCCCACATATGAATGTTGAAAAAAATATTTGTTTCGGTATGAAAATGCAAAAAGTATCAGCAACAGAACAGAAAGAACGTGCGGAAGAGGCAATGCGTTTAACGCAGTTACTTGAGTTCCGTAATCGTAAACCGTCGAAGCTTTCTGGTGGACAGCAACAGCGTGTAGCAATTGCAAGAGCAATTGTAAACAACCCACGTGTATTACTATTAGATGAGCCACTTGGAGCGCTTGACTTTAAGTTAAGAAAAGATTTGCAACGTGAATTGAAAAACTTACAACGTAATTTAGGAATTACGTTCATATATGTAACGCACGATCAAGAAGAAGCAATGAGTATGAGTGATCGTATTGTCGTTATGAATAAAGGGCATATCGAACAAGTCGGCACGCCTAAAGAAATTTACAATCAACCGAAAACATTGTTTGTTGCAACGTTCATCGGTGAAAATAATATCGTGAAAAATGGGGAAAACTACGTAGCAGTTCGCCCTGAAAATGTAAAAGTTCGCTCGGTTGAAGAGCCAATTTTAAAAGAATACCACCTTGGGCATATTGAAGATATTGAATTTGTTGGAAATATGGAAAAGCTATATGTACGTGAGGAGAAAACATCGGAATTACTAATGGCATACCAAACTGCTGAAGAAGCAACGCAGTGGAGCATTGGAGATAATGTATATGTAGGCTGGGAGCAAGAGGACGAGGTGACCTTAAATTGA
- the potB gene encoding spermidine/putrescine ABC transporter permease PotB, producing MKKGKLLALPTVVWLLLFFLIPLLFVLAFAFMQRGAYGTVEMKFTLDNIARVFDPLYMGTLWETVKIAVITTVLCLLIGYPFAYTITIVDRKYRSILLLLATIPFWINFLVRSYAWIVILRSQGLVNTLLLKLGIISEPLNLLYNTPSVVLGMVYSLLPFMILPVYAAIEQLDKRKLEAAYDLGATPVKAFWNVTVPMTMSGITTGSILVFVSSIGMFVVSDVMGGSKVALIGNVIQNQFLGSRDWPFGSALSMIVVLFSVLLIYLYYRATKVYKYDGNGGE from the coding sequence TTGAAGAAAGGGAAATTACTCGCATTACCTACAGTCGTATGGCTGTTACTCTTCTTCCTAATTCCACTTCTGTTCGTATTAGCATTTGCCTTCATGCAGCGCGGAGCATACGGGACAGTGGAAATGAAATTTACATTAGATAACATAGCGCGTGTGTTTGATCCATTATATATGGGGACGTTATGGGAAACAGTGAAAATTGCGGTTATTACGACAGTACTATGTTTATTAATCGGTTATCCATTTGCCTATACAATTACAATTGTTGATCGTAAATATCGTTCTATCCTTTTATTATTGGCAACGATCCCGTTCTGGATTAACTTCCTTGTTCGTTCATACGCATGGATTGTTATTTTACGTTCACAAGGTCTTGTAAACACATTGCTATTGAAACTAGGTATTATTAGTGAACCTTTAAATCTGTTATATAATACACCTTCTGTAGTACTCGGAATGGTATATTCTTTATTACCATTTATGATTTTACCAGTGTATGCAGCAATTGAGCAGCTTGATAAGCGTAAGCTAGAGGCAGCTTATGATTTAGGAGCAACACCAGTAAAGGCATTTTGGAATGTAACAGTACCGATGACGATGTCAGGGATTACTACTGGTTCTATTTTAGTATTCGTTTCTTCTATCGGAATGTTTGTTGTATCAGACGTTATGGGTGGATCGAAAGTAGCATTAATCGGAAACGTAATTCAAAACCAATTCTTAGGTTCACGTGACTGGCCGTTTGGTTCCGCGTTATCTATGATTGTTGTTCTATTCTCTGTTCTGTTAATTTACTTATATTATCGTGCAACGAAAGTATATAAATATGATGGAAACGGAGGGGAATAG
- the potC gene encoding spermidine/putrescine ABC transporter permease PotC has protein sequence MKKFLVSYSWLILLFLYFPMMVLMVYSFNDSRINAEWEGFTLHWYTDLFQKQDVIDAFVNSITIALITTIVTTVLGVIFAIALHRYKYRFEGAINGLVYLPILIPDILMGLSLLILFSQLGMELGKTTIIIAHITFSISFVVVILAARLSGMGRDLEEAANDLGATPWQTFRYVTFPAIAPGVISAALLTFTLSIDDFVISFFVSGPGSTTLPLYIYSMVKRGVSPEINALSTILIVVIVGLMVLSEIFRNKGADGEENSGGHLPL, from the coding sequence ATGAAGAAGTTTTTAGTTTCTTATTCTTGGTTAATCTTATTGTTTTTGTATTTTCCAATGATGGTTTTAATGGTATATTCCTTCAACGATTCTCGCATTAATGCGGAATGGGAGGGCTTTACACTCCATTGGTATACAGATTTATTTCAAAAACAAGATGTTATTGATGCGTTTGTAAATAGTATTACGATTGCTCTTATAACGACAATTGTGACGACAGTTCTTGGTGTGATTTTTGCTATTGCATTACACCGTTACAAATATCGTTTTGAAGGGGCCATTAACGGTCTTGTATATTTACCAATTTTAATTCCTGATATTTTAATGGGGTTATCTTTACTTATCCTATTTAGTCAATTAGGTATGGAACTTGGAAAAACAACAATTATTATTGCACACATTACATTCAGTATTTCATTTGTTGTTGTTATTTTAGCGGCACGTCTTTCTGGTATGGGACGTGATTTAGAAGAGGCTGCAAACGATTTAGGAGCAACGCCGTGGCAAACGTTTCGTTATGTAACGTTTCCAGCAATTGCACCAGGAGTTATTTCAGCCGCATTATTAACATTCACATTATCGATTGATGATTTTGTAATTAGTTTCTTCGTATCAGGACCAGGATCAACAACATTGCCATTATACATTTATAGTATGGTTAAGCGCGGAGTATCACCTGAAATTAATGCTCTTTCTACAATATTAATTGTTGTAATTGTAGGATTAATGGTGCTATCGGAAATTTTCCGTAATAAAGGTGCAGACGGTGAAGAAAACTCTGGAGGACACCTTCCTTTATAA
- the potD gene encoding spermidine/putrescine ABC transporter substrate-binding protein PotD, which yields MKLMKTLAGAAISFGLVAGVLAGCGEKKEELNIYSWADNFDEQVLKDFEKKYNVKVNYDKYASNEEMLAKLQAGGATYDLIQPSDYMVKTMAKMDLLAPLDKKNIPNIENLVSNFKTPAFDPENKYSLVYTWGVTGIAYNKKYVKETPTSWNDLWNEKYKGHVTLLNDSREVLGMGLKKNGFSNSTKEDAQLKTASNDLQKLLPNLLAFDTDNIKQKFITEDAWIGTVWSGDAAFIAKDNKDVGYVVPKEGGTIWADTLAIPKGAKHKELAEKFMNYLLDEKVSVKNYESIGYSNPNEKAYPLHSKEYRDNHMIFLTKEELDRTEWLVDVDDKLKDYDRYWTELKTKGK from the coding sequence ATGAAATTGATGAAGACATTAGCTGGCGCAGCTATTAGCTTCGGCCTTGTTGCAGGTGTACTTGCGGGCTGTGGTGAGAAGAAAGAAGAATTGAATATTTATAGTTGGGCTGACAACTTTGATGAGCAAGTTTTAAAAGATTTTGAAAAGAAATATAACGTGAAAGTTAACTATGATAAATATGCAAGTAACGAAGAAATGCTTGCGAAATTACAAGCTGGTGGCGCGACATATGATTTAATTCAGCCATCTGATTACATGGTGAAAACGATGGCGAAGATGGACTTATTAGCACCTTTAGATAAGAAGAACATTCCGAACATCGAGAATCTTGTTTCTAACTTTAAAACACCTGCGTTTGATCCAGAAAATAAGTATTCTTTAGTATATACTTGGGGTGTAACAGGAATTGCATACAATAAAAAGTATGTGAAAGAAACACCTACAAGCTGGAATGATTTATGGAACGAGAAATATAAAGGACATGTTACTTTATTAAATGATTCTCGTGAAGTATTAGGAATGGGACTTAAGAAAAATGGTTTCTCTAATAGCACGAAAGAGGATGCACAGTTAAAGACAGCGTCAAATGATTTACAGAAGCTACTTCCAAACTTATTAGCATTCGATACAGATAACATTAAACAAAAATTCATTACAGAAGATGCTTGGATCGGGACAGTTTGGTCTGGAGACGCAGCATTCATCGCGAAAGACAATAAAGATGTAGGATACGTTGTACCAAAAGAAGGCGGCACAATTTGGGCTGACACATTAGCAATTCCAAAAGGTGCGAAACATAAAGAACTTGCAGAGAAGTTTATGAATTACTTATTAGATGAAAAAGTAAGTGTGAAAAACTACGAGTCAATTGGTTACAGTAATCCAAATGAAAAAGCTTATCCTCTTCATAGTAAAGAATATCGTGATAATCACATGATCTTCTTAACAAAAGAAGAATTAGATCGTACAGAATGGCTTGTTGATGTAGACGATAAGTTAAAAGACTACGATCGTTACTGGACAGAGTTAAAAACAAAAGGTAAATAA
- a CDS encoding phosphatase PAP2 family protein, whose product MKKKLHRYEFMCMILLLALFGIIAWRVQASGVTAVDTYVREMVKGLQTESSITFFTYFTKLGSAIGVITTLIISLLVFWKKRYYAAMIVYPMAILTTHLVNKGIKEIAKRDRPSLNEALDALGYSFPSGHAMLSIITFGFLAYIIAANVKSIAGKCGITISMGILIILIGLSRVILNVHYPTDILAGYCAGGILLIIAIYCHRLLTERLGLNNER is encoded by the coding sequence TTGAAGAAAAAGTTACATCGATATGAGTTCATGTGTATGATTTTATTACTTGCTTTATTCGGCATTATCGCTTGGAGAGTACAAGCAAGCGGAGTTACAGCAGTGGATACATATGTCCGAGAGATGGTAAAAGGATTACAAACAGAAAGCTCAATTACATTCTTCACATATTTTACAAAGTTAGGATCTGCAATTGGAGTTATAACGACACTAATTATAAGTTTGCTCGTTTTTTGGAAAAAACGTTATTATGCTGCTATGATTGTGTATCCAATGGCTATATTAACGACACATCTTGTTAATAAAGGGATAAAAGAAATTGCAAAAAGAGACCGCCCATCATTAAATGAGGCACTTGACGCACTTGGGTATAGCTTCCCAAGTGGACATGCAATGCTATCTATCATAACATTCGGTTTTCTTGCCTATATCATTGCTGCGAATGTGAAAAGTATAGCTGGAAAATGTGGTATTACGATTTCGATGGGCATATTAATTATATTGATTGGATTAAGTAGAGTTATTTTAAATGTTCATTACCCGACTGATATTTTAGCTGGTTATTGCGCAGGTGGCATTTTGTTAATCATCGCAATTTATTGTCATCGTTTACTCACCGAGAGATTGGGACTTAATAACGAAAGATAG
- a CDS encoding MMPL family transporter has product MKTNVHKIDKWGKLGTFLYQFRYTVIVALLLLAIVLGIFAPKLPGVLGGDGFQTEGDYQKTKEILDKDFKQSQDTLLLVFEKEKDTSHEDFQKRIEGIINQIQEKETYESFHHPMQNKEMLQDDIGYATILFSGKTNKERMEKTLQFAEKIEKESNSVLKVTPTGYPKINQEINERTQNDLKVAEMIGLPIAFLVLLFSFGSLIASILPIVNGALSVISTMGILYFIGSDKELSIFVLNVAPMIGLALSIDFALLFVNRFREEVAKRTVKEAIAITYQTAGRAIVFSGLCVFVGLSGLFFFKIDYIQSVAISGMIVVIMSILFSLTLLPALLSLIGKRILKKNQAAPTPSKVWRKFAQFVMKHPIVMIIVVITFIVICLLPLRTANLQFPGVEALPEKSDTRIAFEKYEEAFNKTVKTHADVTLVVETKDDITEKESLQKVEDVVQKLKDDKQVYKVTSVYDGLNGMKADQVAGMLQSPEAAKIAPVFEAYTKGNKTTMEVFLDTKPSTETAKQWVRDFKKNYKENDVTYYLGGMTTFQQELEDEIKDKVAIGMSVIFGSTFVILLFAFRSILIPIKAIIMNVLSLSATIGIVIWLFEGGHFGLDESSVLFVLPIFIFGLVFGLSMDYEVFLISRIHELYEETGDNDQATLEGLVSTSRIITSAALIMIVVTGAFAFTDILPVKQMGIGVALAIFLDATIIRLMLVPSLMKLFGDWNWWLPFRKKREKSS; this is encoded by the coding sequence GTGAAGACAAATGTACATAAAATTGATAAGTGGGGGAAGTTAGGAACTTTTTTGTATCAATTTCGTTATACAGTAATTGTAGCATTACTACTACTTGCGATAGTGCTCGGTATTTTTGCACCAAAACTTCCAGGAGTATTGGGCGGTGATGGTTTTCAAACAGAAGGGGATTATCAAAAGACGAAAGAAATTTTAGATAAAGATTTTAAGCAGTCTCAAGATACACTTTTACTCGTTTTCGAGAAGGAAAAGGATACTTCGCATGAGGATTTCCAAAAGCGTATAGAGGGGATAATAAATCAAATTCAAGAGAAGGAAACATACGAATCTTTCCATCATCCCATGCAAAATAAAGAAATGTTACAAGATGATATCGGTTATGCGACGATTTTATTTTCCGGGAAAACAAATAAAGAACGAATGGAAAAGACATTACAATTCGCCGAAAAAATCGAGAAGGAAAGTAATAGCGTATTAAAAGTAACACCGACAGGATATCCGAAAATTAATCAAGAGATTAATGAAAGAACGCAAAATGATTTAAAAGTAGCAGAGATGATTGGATTACCTATTGCTTTTCTCGTACTATTATTCTCATTTGGTAGTCTGATTGCGTCTATTTTACCGATTGTAAATGGCGCGCTTAGTGTCATTAGTACGATGGGGATTTTATATTTTATAGGTAGTGATAAAGAGCTATCTATTTTCGTGTTAAATGTTGCGCCGATGATTGGGCTCGCATTATCAATTGATTTCGCACTGTTATTTGTAAATCGTTTCCGAGAGGAAGTTGCGAAGAGAACAGTGAAAGAAGCGATAGCGATTACGTATCAAACGGCAGGACGCGCTATCGTATTTTCAGGGTTATGTGTATTCGTCGGTTTATCAGGCTTATTTTTCTTTAAGATAGATTATATTCAGTCTGTTGCTATTAGCGGGATGATTGTCGTTATTATGAGTATTTTGTTTTCGCTCACACTTCTTCCAGCACTATTATCTTTAATTGGTAAAAGGATATTAAAAAAGAATCAGGCGGCGCCTACGCCATCAAAGGTCTGGCGTAAATTTGCACAGTTTGTAATGAAACATCCAATCGTCATGATTATTGTTGTTATAACATTTATTGTTATTTGTTTATTACCGCTACGTACAGCTAACTTGCAGTTTCCTGGTGTTGAAGCGTTACCTGAAAAGAGTGATACGAGAATTGCATTTGAGAAGTATGAAGAAGCCTTTAATAAGACTGTCAAAACACACGCCGATGTTACTTTAGTAGTAGAGACGAAGGATGATATAACAGAAAAAGAAAGCTTACAAAAGGTAGAAGATGTCGTTCAAAAGTTAAAAGATGACAAGCAAGTATATAAGGTGACAAGTGTATATGACGGGCTAAATGGAATGAAAGCAGATCAAGTTGCGGGAATGTTACAATCACCAGAAGCGGCGAAAATAGCTCCTGTATTTGAAGCGTATACGAAAGGAAATAAAACAACAATGGAAGTCTTTTTGGATACGAAGCCAAGTACAGAAACTGCAAAACAATGGGTTCGTGATTTCAAAAAGAATTATAAAGAAAACGATGTTACTTATTATTTAGGCGGGATGACAACGTTCCAACAAGAGTTGGAAGATGAAATTAAAGATAAAGTTGCAATTGGTATGTCTGTTATATTTGGGTCAACCTTTGTTATTTTATTATTCGCATTCCGCTCGATACTCATTCCAATAAAGGCGATTATTATGAATGTACTTAGTTTAAGTGCAACAATTGGAATTGTTATTTGGTTATTTGAAGGTGGTCATTTCGGATTAGATGAGAGTTCAGTTTTATTTGTATTACCAATCTTTATTTTCGGCCTCGTATTTGGGCTTAGCATGGATTATGAAGTATTTCTTATTTCACGTATTCATGAGCTATACGAGGAAACAGGAGATAACGATCAAGCAACGCTAGAAGGGCTTGTCTCGACAAGCCGCATCATTACATCCGCTGCTTTAATTATGATTGTTGTTACCGGTGCGTTCGCCTTTACTGATATTTTGCCAGTAAAGCAGATGGGTATTGGAGTCGCATTAGCGATATTTCTTGATGCAACAATTATTCGACTTATGCTTGTACCAAGTTTAATGAAATTGTTTGGAGATTGGAACTGGTGGTTACCATTTCGAAAGAAAAGAGAAAAATCATCGTAA
- a CDS encoding RluA family pseudouridine synthase, with product METKKKGEWCEITVPATWNGISIESLLKVEWEVPKKLLHQLRMEKGVTVNGEQRRWNELLKEGDKLQVHMFMEEEYGVEPEYGELNVVFEDDHVLIVNKPEQMDTHPSGKNGTGTLANLVAFHFQMQGLETKVRHIHRLDKDTTGGVVFAKHRIAGAIMDRLLMERKIKRTYTALVEGKVKKKQGTIDEAIGRDRHHATRRRVSPKGDQAITYYKVEKYFKKQNATLVTLQLETGRTHQIRVHMSYNGNPLVGDVLYGGQTKYMSGQALHAMKINFLHPITKEEIVVDVPFPTNLNDTMKKFERENG from the coding sequence ATGGAAACAAAGAAAAAGGGCGAATGGTGTGAAATTACGGTTCCAGCGACGTGGAATGGTATAAGTATTGAGTCGTTGTTAAAAGTAGAATGGGAAGTACCAAAAAAGTTATTACATCAGCTTCGTATGGAAAAAGGTGTTACGGTTAACGGAGAACAGAGGAGATGGAATGAACTTTTAAAAGAAGGAGATAAGTTACAAGTTCATATGTTTATGGAGGAGGAGTACGGCGTAGAGCCGGAATATGGTGAATTAAATGTAGTGTTTGAAGACGATCACGTACTCATTGTAAATAAGCCTGAGCAAATGGATACACATCCTTCTGGAAAAAATGGGACGGGAACACTTGCCAATCTTGTTGCTTTTCATTTTCAAATGCAAGGTTTAGAGACGAAGGTTCGTCATATCCATAGGTTAGATAAAGATACGACAGGTGGTGTTGTATTCGCAAAACATAGAATTGCGGGTGCAATTATGGATCGTTTATTAATGGAACGGAAAATTAAAAGAACGTATACGGCACTTGTTGAAGGAAAAGTAAAAAAGAAGCAGGGGACAATTGACGAGGCCATCGGAAGAGATCGACATCATGCTACAAGGCGCCGTGTTTCTCCAAAGGGAGACCAAGCTATAACGTATTATAAAGTAGAGAAATATTTTAAAAAACAAAATGCTACGCTCGTAACGTTACAGTTAGAAACCGGTAGAACGCATCAAATTCGCGTTCATATGAGCTATAATGGAAATCCATTAGTTGGGGATGTATTATATGGTGGGCAAACAAAATATATGTCCGGGCAAGCGTTACATGCGATGAAGATTAATTTTTTGCATCCGATTACGAAAGAAGAGATCGTGGTTGACGTACCTTTCCCTACAAATTTAAACGACACAATGAAAAAATTTGAAAGAGAAAATGGGTAA
- a CDS encoding DUF1648 domain-containing protein, which yields MIKYKYMLGIFFACLLLTLCIYPYLPTRMAVHWNENGGANEFMSKQVVVLCIPVLITILHGLIYIISHNVYKFNEGEHFIISGFIKSITLFMMFVHILILFINLGSIISFQTGLTIGISMFLFMFSKVFKKVKDREKEPIKLQKIRLVSRRIFQVMACSVLFSLLLSLKWGFYLLISVISCGSILFMFYILYAYILESYET from the coding sequence TTGATCAAATATAAATATATGCTAGGGATATTTTTCGCTTGTCTTTTACTTACTCTATGTATTTATCCATATTTACCAACTCGTATGGCAGTGCATTGGAACGAGAATGGTGGAGCGAACGAGTTTATGAGTAAACAAGTTGTCGTATTATGTATTCCTGTCCTTATTACTATTTTACATGGATTAATATATATTATTTCACATAATGTATATAAGTTTAATGAAGGGGAGCATTTCATTATAAGTGGATTTATAAAGAGTATTACTTTATTTATGATGTTTGTCCATATACTAATTCTTTTTATTAATTTGGGAAGTATTATATCCTTTCAGACAGGACTAACGATTGGAATTAGTATGTTTCTTTTTATGTTTAGTAAAGTGTTTAAAAAGGTGAAGGATAGAGAGAAAGAACCGATCAAATTACAAAAGATCCGTTTAGTTAGTAGGCGAATCTTTCAAGTGATGGCATGCAGCGTATTATTTTCATTGCTTTTGAGCCTGAAGTGGGGATTTTATTTGTTAATTAGTGTAATAAGCTGCGGGTCTATTTTGTTTATGTTCTACATTTTATACGCATACATATTAGAAAGCTATGAAACATAA
- a CDS encoding CAP domain-containing protein, producing the protein MKKRVLLSVAAATALTLGVSSLDAQAATVQPSNIKVQNIQHSKVMMKQMSQQELQAFLQSMGVESLAQWNQGQFQQDCFIPGQQPTENVVTEQPTTKPEAQKPAEETQKPAEQKPAEEVAKPEAQKPVENNNTQNETQKPAEQKPAEEAKSLSEFEQRVVELTNAERTKQGLPALQIDTELSKVARAKSEDMQKNNYFDHNSPTYGSPFDMMKKFGISYTSAGENIAQGQRTPEEVVQAWMNSAGHRANILNSGFTHIGVGYVESGNYWTQQFITK; encoded by the coding sequence ATGAAAAAGCGTGTTTTATTATCTGTAGCTGCTGCAACAGCTCTTACTTTAGGAGTATCATCTTTAGATGCACAAGCTGCAACAGTACAACCATCTAACATAAAGGTTCAAAATATTCAGCATTCAAAAGTAATGATGAAACAAATGAGCCAACAAGAATTACAAGCATTCTTACAATCTATGGGAGTTGAGTCATTAGCACAATGGAATCAAGGTCAATTCCAACAAGATTGCTTCATTCCTGGTCAACAGCCTACTGAAAATGTTGTAACTGAACAACCAACAACTAAGCCAGAAGCTCAAAAGCCTGCTGAGGAAACTCAAAAACCAGCGGAACAAAAGCCTGCTGAAGAAGTTGCTAAACCAGAAGCTCAAAAACCAGTTGAAAACAACAATACTCAAAATGAAACACAAAAACCTGCTGAGCAAAAGCCTGCTGAAGAAGCAAAATCTTTAAGCGAATTCGAACAACGCGTTGTTGAATTAACAAACGCTGAGCGTACAAAACAAGGCTTACCAGCATTACAAATTGATACTGAATTAAGCAAAGTTGCACGCGCTAAATCTGAAGATATGCAAAAGAATAACTACTTTGATCATAACAGCCCTACATACGGGTCTCCGTTCGACATGATGAAGAAATTTGGTATTTCTTATACATCTGCAGGTGAAAACATCGCACAAGGCCAACGTACACCAGAAGAAGTTGTACAAGCTTGGATGAACAGTGCTGGACACCGTGCAAACATTTTAAATAGCGGCTTCACTCATATCGGTGTTGGTTATGTAGAAAGCGGCAACTACTGGACACAACAATTTATTACGAAGTAA
- a CDS encoding (Fe-S)-binding protein — translation MTTLNKENIQKEFKERLSEDELLNCMRCGFCLPTCPTYIQSGYKESHSPRGRIALMKAVADGLIEPDEDVENTLNVCLGCRACEPVCPSGVNYGHLLEEARDIINQNKKFSVPVKAVRKVVFEGLFPHQNRMRTLTGLIGFYQRSGLQTLTHKTGIMKLFPETLATIDLVLPKVPKMKAMKDRPEFLPAEVAKKKQVAFFTGCLMDTMFLETNNATMKLLQLAGCDIVIPKTQSCCGALHGHAGEKSGAKELAKRNIKAFEDLNIDYIITNAGGCGAYLVDYDYLLKDDPEWAERAKQFVSKIKDITAILVELDFHKRNDLRLTPQIITYQDSCHLRNVMRTSSEPRMLLEAIQGATYREMKDADRCCGSAGIYNIVHSELSMEFLDYKMDRVHETDAATIVTANPGCLLQMKLGIEREDLSHKMRGIHIVDLLLEAIETNS, via the coding sequence ATGACCACATTAAATAAAGAAAACATTCAAAAGGAATTTAAAGAACGATTAAGTGAAGATGAACTATTAAATTGTATGCGATGCGGTTTTTGTTTACCGACTTGTCCTACTTACATTCAATCTGGATATAAAGAATCACATTCGCCGCGCGGGCGTATCGCATTAATGAAAGCCGTCGCTGATGGTTTAATTGAGCCAGATGAAGATGTTGAAAATACATTAAACGTCTGCCTTGGCTGTCGTGCTTGTGAACCTGTTTGTCCGTCTGGTGTGAATTATGGACATTTATTAGAAGAAGCTCGTGATATTATTAATCAAAATAAAAAATTCTCAGTGCCAGTGAAAGCCGTTCGTAAAGTCGTTTTTGAAGGACTATTCCCGCATCAAAACCGAATGAGAACATTAACAGGGCTAATCGGATTTTACCAGCGATCTGGTTTACAAACGCTAACACATAAAACTGGTATTATGAAGTTATTCCCTGAAACACTTGCAACGATAGATCTCGTTTTGCCAAAAGTCCCTAAAATGAAAGCAATGAAAGATCGTCCTGAATTTTTACCTGCTGAGGTAGCAAAGAAAAAACAAGTTGCATTCTTCACAGGTTGTTTAATGGATACGATGTTTTTAGAAACAAATAACGCAACGATGAAACTTCTTCAGTTAGCTGGTTGTGATATCGTTATTCCGAAAACACAAAGTTGCTGCGGGGCATTACATGGGCATGCTGGTGAAAAGAGTGGAGCAAAAGAATTAGCAAAACGAAATATAAAAGCATTCGAAGATTTAAACATCGATTATATTATTACGAATGCAGGTGGTTGCGGAGCTTACCTCGTAGACTATGATTACCTTTTAAAGGATGATCCAGAATGGGCTGAGCGCGCAAAGCAATTTGTTTCTAAAATTAAAGATATTACTGCTATACTAGTAGAACTAGATTTCCATAAACGTAATGACTTACGACTCACGCCGCAAATCATTACGTATCAAGACTCTTGTCATTTACGCAATGTTATGCGAACATCTTCTGAACCTCGTATGTTACTAGAAGCAATCCAAGGTGCAACATACCGTGAAATGAAAGATGCGGACCGTTGCTGTGGTTCTGCTGGTATTTACAATATTGTTCATTCAGAGTTATCAATGGAATTTCTAGATTATAAAATGGACCGTGTGCATGAAACAGACGCGGCGACAATTGTTACTGCAAATCCAGGTTGTCTATTACAAATGAAATTAGGTATTGAACGAGAAGATCTTTCTCATAAAATGAGAGGAATTCACATTGTAGATTTATTATTAGAAGCAATTGAAACCAACTCGTAA